A region of Lacinutrix sp. Hel_I_90 DNA encodes the following proteins:
- a CDS encoding LytTR family transcriptional regulator produces the protein MRKDRLYLLTFLSISLIFLVISTVSIRYFVKVAADGVLETQLEFSKREARQVALLIGNQFQNGISKETIISGTQRSIENLNPESGFVSLFDWSGKIICHPDIKQLGQQISTKESFVSSISDELTSKDLYELLLKAEDSLETRDIRGSKPNSEVVYLYPVENTDWIVAAHANTHRVSQQIKVLRNNFQNILLVMGFVLILTSVATVRLIGSTYEKKLEVKNEKLSDEVINLSKLNRAVGVYQQKVIASPLKDDDTENLAKKRILTYIRNELLSIATQDIAYIYMENTITYVVCFDGKRSTSNSSLDELFSNLDNAYFFRANRQFIIAISAIDKIVRYGNNQLKILINPDSEVDIIISKNKAAEFKQWLNL, from the coding sequence ATGCGTAAAGACAGACTGTACTTACTAACTTTTTTATCGATTTCTCTAATTTTCTTAGTTATCTCAACTGTATCCATTAGATATTTTGTCAAGGTTGCAGCTGATGGTGTTCTTGAAACCCAATTGGAATTCAGTAAGCGTGAGGCACGACAAGTAGCCTTATTAATTGGTAATCAATTTCAGAATGGTATTTCTAAGGAAACAATCATTTCAGGCACACAGCGGAGTATTGAAAATTTGAACCCAGAGTCTGGTTTTGTTAGTCTGTTTGATTGGTCAGGTAAAATTATATGTCACCCAGATATAAAACAATTAGGGCAACAAATAAGTACTAAAGAATCTTTTGTGTCATCCATTTCAGATGAGCTAACCTCAAAAGATTTATACGAATTGTTGCTAAAGGCTGAAGACAGTTTGGAAACACGCGATATTAGGGGTAGTAAACCAAATTCGGAAGTAGTGTATCTTTACCCTGTTGAAAACACAGATTGGATCGTTGCTGCCCACGCCAACACACATAGAGTTTCACAACAGATTAAAGTGCTCCGTAATAATTTTCAAAACATTCTGCTTGTTATGGGATTTGTACTCATTCTCACTTCCGTTGCAACAGTAAGATTGATTGGCAGCACTTATGAAAAAAAGCTTGAGGTAAAAAACGAAAAACTTTCTGACGAGGTCATTAATCTTTCAAAGTTAAACAGAGCTGTTGGTGTATATCAGCAAAAAGTGATTGCATCACCTTTAAAAGATGACGATACTGAGAACTTGGCGAAAAAGAGAATTCTGACCTATATAAGAAATGAGCTTTTATCTATAGCTACCCAGGACATTGCTTATATTTATATGGAAAACACGATTACCTATGTTGTCTGTTTTGATGGTAAGCGCTCTACATCAAACTCAAGCTTAGATGAATTATTCTCTAATTTAGACAACGCTTATTTTTTTAGAGCAAATCGACAATTCATCATTGCCATTTCGGCCATTGATAAGATTGTTCGCTATGGTAACAATCAACTAAAAATATTAATTAATCCTGATTCTGAAGTCGATATTATTATTAGCAAAAACAAGGCAGCCGAGTTTAAACAATGGCTGAATCTTTAA
- a CDS encoding YceI family protein, with product MKKTNCILSLVLLIVLSSIGSAQAQSKYIDKNGTLTFEASEELFEEVKATNASVTAILNIDTNEIASLGLVKGFRFKNALMEEHFNENYIESETYPKATFRGKLLDFNFSDLSENMTDIAVDGKLELHGKEKEIRTTLKIKKSGDSIIIQGSFNVTPDDFDIEIPNIVKNKIAKEINVSLAFKLSQK from the coding sequence ATGAAAAAAACAAATTGTATTCTATCACTTGTATTATTGATAGTCTTATCGTCAATAGGGTCAGCTCAAGCACAGTCAAAGTATATTGATAAAAATGGTACACTAACCTTTGAGGCTTCAGAAGAACTTTTTGAAGAAGTAAAAGCTACCAACGCATCGGTAACTGCGATTTTAAACATCGACACAAATGAAATTGCCTCATTAGGCCTCGTTAAAGGTTTTCGATTTAAGAATGCTTTAATGGAAGAGCATTTCAATGAAAACTATATCGAATCGGAAACCTATCCGAAGGCTACTTTTAGAGGAAAATTATTGGATTTCAACTTTTCGGATTTGTCGGAAAACATGACAGATATCGCCGTTGATGGGAAATTAGAATTGCATGGAAAAGAAAAAGAAATTCGTACTACCCTAAAGATTAAGAAATCCGGTGATTCAATAATCATTCAGGGGTCATTCAACGTGACTCCTGATGATTTTGATATTGAAATTCCAAACATTGTAAAAAACAAAATAGCCAAAGAAATAAATGTGTCTTTGGCTTTTAAACTGAGTCAAAAATGA
- a CDS encoding DUF5777 family beta-barrel protein — protein MKYVYLLIFLIPIVLLAQNDLLSEISSEVEEDYKSAAFKGLKIVNFESTKMVSANEMYFVVSHRFGSIETGFKDFFGLDQAVTRLNLIYGISDGINIGVSRSSFRKIYESSLKMRLIREKKGGFPFTVVSSNNILINTSLDDQILPGLKFKNRLGYTMQLLLSKKFNKDFSLQLMPTFFHDNYVDIDEQHNSQYVIGIGGRHKLTKRWSINLDYGLHMNRAEYSPFVNPLSIGFDLETGGHVFQLHFTNAQPMNTNGFLGQATGDWGKGDIFFGFNLSRVF, from the coding sequence ATGAAATATGTATATCTATTAATTTTTCTAATACCAATAGTGCTTCTTGCACAAAACGATTTGTTATCTGAAATAAGTAGTGAGGTAGAAGAGGACTATAAAAGCGCTGCTTTTAAGGGGCTAAAGATTGTAAATTTTGAATCAACAAAAATGGTGTCAGCTAATGAGATGTATTTCGTTGTTTCTCATAGATTTGGGTCTATTGAAACTGGATTCAAAGATTTCTTTGGTCTTGATCAAGCAGTGACCAGACTTAATCTTATATATGGAATATCAGATGGCATCAACATAGGTGTGTCACGAAGTTCGTTCAGAAAAATTTATGAATCTTCTTTGAAGATGAGGTTGATACGAGAAAAAAAAGGAGGGTTCCCTTTTACGGTTGTAAGCTCAAATAATATTTTGATTAACACGTCTCTGGATGATCAAATATTACCTGGTTTAAAATTCAAAAATCGATTGGGCTATACTATGCAACTACTCCTCTCAAAAAAGTTCAATAAGGATTTTTCATTGCAGCTAATGCCTACTTTTTTTCACGATAATTATGTGGACATTGATGAGCAGCATAATTCTCAGTATGTTATTGGTATAGGTGGGCGACACAAATTGACTAAAAGATGGTCAATCAATCTTGATTATGGTTTACACATGAACAGAGCAGAGTACTCACCATTTGTAAATCCGCTTTCGATAGGTTTTGATCTAGAGACAGGTGGTCATGTATTTCAACTCCATTTTACAAATGCCCAACCCATGAATACAAATGGGTTTTTAGGTCAAGCAACAGGAGATTGGGGTAAAGGAGATATTTTCTTTGGATTTAATCTATCAAGAGTGTTTTAA
- a CDS encoding OmpA family protein, with protein MKNLSYLLVFICTLNIAFASDHLKKDKLENTTTVVSHDVFFDTDKYQITTEEFSRLLAFIKASEKLDIKRITIIGYCDDRGSNEYNKTLSNKRANVIRVIIANYRNSLKKPEVVNTIGKGEIILSTSETSLFNELRSLNRKVTVVMAPKKLIADSFYGEDLRKGDLINLKKLNFERGLRYLTPESTETLKELANYLTKRTDLFFTINGHVCCTKNGRESRDKETGKINLSLVRAKYIRDYLVKAGVDAKRIRYQGLKGYYNLGGEASEDRRVELLIRHISE; from the coding sequence ATGAAAAACTTAAGTTACCTGCTCGTTTTTATCTGCACTTTAAATATTGCTTTCGCATCAGATCATTTAAAAAAGGACAAATTAGAAAATACTACAACCGTTGTTAGTCATGATGTTTTTTTTGATACAGATAAGTACCAAATTACTACGGAAGAGTTTTCAAGGTTATTAGCTTTTATCAAGGCTTCTGAAAAATTAGATATCAAAAGAATCACTATTATTGGTTACTGTGACGATAGAGGAAGTAATGAATACAACAAAACCTTATCTAATAAAAGAGCAAACGTTATTAGGGTTATTATTGCCAATTACAGAAACAGCTTAAAAAAACCAGAGGTTGTTAATACTATTGGTAAAGGAGAAATAATATTATCTACTTCAGAAACATCATTATTTAATGAATTAAGAAGTTTAAATAGAAAAGTAACTGTTGTTATGGCTCCTAAAAAATTAATAGCAGATTCTTTTTATGGTGAAGATTTAAGAAAAGGAGATTTAATAAACTTAAAAAAGTTAAACTTTGAAAGAGGATTACGTTATCTAACTCCAGAATCTACAGAGACATTAAAAGAACTCGCAAATTACTTAACAAAACGGACAGATTTATTTTTCACCATTAATGGTCATGTTTGTTGTACAAAAAATGGAAGAGAATCAAGAGATAAAGAAACGGGGAAAATTAATTTAAGCTTAGTAAGAGCAAAGTACATTCGTGATTACTTAGTAAAAGCGGGTGTAGATGCTAAAAGAATCCGTTACCAAGGTTTAAAAGGATACTATAATTTAGGTGGAGAGGCTAGTGAAGATCGCCGCGTAGAATTGTTAATAAGACATATTTCTGAGTAG
- a CDS encoding YceI family protein: protein MTRSFLVLFLILNFSSIEEPKKIIARQGQVSFFSYTSVENIKAENNQVLSIINFEDGDIAISMLMNTFVFEKALMKEHFNESYIESDIYPKATFEGKILEFDPNKEGEQTRMVKGTFYMHGVSQELTVKTKIENSGGTYILSGSFEALVKDYNINIPPLLAGNIAKSISINFRFEYRPYEN, encoded by the coding sequence ATGACTAGATCTTTTTTGGTATTGTTCTTAATTTTGAACTTTAGTTCGATTGAAGAACCTAAAAAAATAATTGCAAGACAAGGGCAGGTTTCTTTTTTTTCATATACATCCGTAGAAAATATAAAGGCCGAGAATAATCAGGTGTTGAGTATTATCAATTTTGAAGATGGGGACATTGCGATAAGTATGCTTATGAATACCTTTGTTTTTGAAAAGGCTTTGATGAAAGAACACTTTAATGAGAGTTATATCGAATCTGATATCTACCCAAAAGCAACTTTTGAAGGAAAGATATTAGAATTTGATCCAAATAAAGAAGGTGAGCAAACCAGAATGGTTAAGGGCACTTTTTATATGCACGGTGTTTCCCAAGAACTCACGGTAAAGACTAAAATTGAGAATTCTGGAGGGACGTATATTCTTTCAGGTAGTTTTGAAGCTTTGGTTAAGGACTATAACATAAATATCCCACCATTATTGGCAGGTAATATTGCAAAAAGTATTTCAATTAACTTTAGATTCGAATATCGACCTTATGAAAACTAA
- a CDS encoding DUF5777 family beta-barrel protein — MKTKKILFTCFLLLGCVHFSKSQNLLEILENEQQDSLGYLPATFKMTRIAFGHSTEVRSKGILEIFTANRFWNLPTEKSQSFAADKMSTRIALEYGLLDRLSVGFGGTTFDGLFDGYLKYKLLAQKKGIKTTPLNITLFQSSSYNSSSIVNPEIKDDFSDRLSFTSQVLISRKISSDFSFQIAPTYVHRGLKLSEEDQQDFFALGIGARYKIGSHLSVVSEYYKTFNPIESFDTYGPFALGVNWEIGDVLLQFMLTNAVNMVEDAFITQTRNNFNFKNPNLHFGFNATYVIHFKNKLK, encoded by the coding sequence ATGAAAACTAAAAAGATACTATTCACCTGTTTTTTACTTTTAGGCTGTGTTCACTTTTCTAAATCCCAGAACCTTTTGGAGATTTTAGAAAATGAACAACAGGACTCCTTAGGGTATTTGCCTGCTACATTTAAAATGACTAGAATAGCATTTGGACATTCAACCGAGGTAAGAAGTAAAGGGATTTTAGAGATTTTTACGGCTAACCGTTTTTGGAATTTACCAACAGAAAAATCTCAGAGTTTTGCGGCAGATAAAATGAGTACACGAATTGCACTGGAATATGGTTTGTTAGATCGTTTGTCTGTAGGGTTTGGAGGAACAACCTTTGATGGGCTTTTTGATGGCTATTTAAAATATAAATTGCTAGCACAAAAAAAAGGCATAAAAACCACGCCTTTGAACATTACACTCTTTCAAAGTTCGAGTTACAATAGTAGTTCTATAGTAAACCCAGAAATTAAAGATGATTTTTCTGATCGGTTATCTTTTACCTCTCAAGTATTGATTTCAAGAAAAATATCGTCGGATTTTTCATTTCAAATCGCACCAACATATGTACATAGAGGGCTTAAACTTTCTGAGGAGGATCAACAAGATTTTTTTGCGTTAGGTATCGGAGCGCGCTATAAAATAGGTAGTCATCTTTCGGTAGTCTCTGAATACTATAAAACGTTTAATCCCATAGAATCATTTGATACTTATGGCCCTTTTGCACTAGGTGTAAATTGGGAAATTGGTGATGTTTTACTTCAATTCATGCTTACGAATGCGGTAAATATGGTAGAAGATGCTTTTATCACGCAAACCCGTAACAACTTTAACTTCAAGAATCCTAATCTCCATTTTGGTTTTAACGCAACGTACGTGATTCACTTTAAAAATAAATTGAAGTAA
- a CDS encoding glycerol-3-phosphate dehydrogenase/oxidase, whose translation MDRDLLITQLKETALFDFVIIGGGASGLGIAVDAASRGYKTGLFESVDFAKGTSSRSTKLIHGGVRYLAQGNIALVMEALKERGLLLKNARHLFKNQMFIIPNYKWWQGLYYAFGLKVYDVLSGRLSLGKSRLIGKEKTQITIPVLKTKNLQNGVSYQDGQFDDSRLALNLAQTALRHHAVVLNYFKVVDLLKDEANKVCGVKVLDIETNRIHDIKSKVVINATGVFANTILKLNGREREPLKIVPSQGIHLVLDASFLQSDTAIMIPKTSDGRVLFIIPWHGKVVVGTTDTPNVKPKYEPKPLTEEIEFILTTCKTYLRKAPERKDVLSVFVGLRPLVAPSGDKSVTKEISRGHKIIVSETGLLSLVGGKWTTYRKMAEDTVDKAIVEHQLEAKPCVTEHLSLFGNVSENALKSPSHRYVYGSDLLTLETLEKKVKGSAEKLHPKYDYTVSEVIFAITNEMARTVEDILARRIRLLFLDAQAAIDVAPKVAGILAEILQKDLTWAKEKADEFIVLAKGYLIEQ comes from the coding sequence ATGGATCGCGACCTACTCATTACGCAACTAAAAGAAACAGCCTTATTCGATTTTGTTATTATTGGAGGAGGAGCTAGTGGTCTCGGTATTGCTGTAGATGCCGCTTCACGAGGGTATAAAACAGGGCTTTTTGAAAGTGTTGATTTTGCAAAAGGAACCTCTAGTCGCAGCACAAAATTAATACATGGTGGTGTGCGTTATCTTGCGCAAGGCAATATAGCCCTCGTGATGGAGGCTTTAAAGGAACGTGGCTTATTGTTAAAAAACGCAAGACATTTATTTAAAAATCAGATGTTTATTATTCCAAATTATAAATGGTGGCAAGGTTTGTACTATGCTTTTGGACTTAAGGTTTACGATGTGCTTTCTGGTCGATTGAGTTTGGGGAAATCTAGACTTATTGGTAAAGAAAAAACTCAAATTACGATTCCTGTTTTAAAGACTAAAAACCTTCAAAATGGTGTGTCTTATCAGGATGGACAGTTTGATGATTCGCGTTTAGCATTAAATTTAGCGCAAACGGCATTACGGCATCATGCTGTTGTTTTAAATTATTTTAAAGTCGTCGATTTGCTAAAAGATGAGGCTAATAAAGTCTGCGGTGTTAAAGTTTTAGATATTGAAACGAACAGAATACACGACATAAAATCTAAAGTGGTCATTAACGCAACAGGTGTTTTTGCGAATACGATTTTAAAACTTAACGGAAGAGAACGTGAGCCCTTAAAAATTGTACCAAGTCAAGGCATTCATTTAGTTTTAGACGCTTCTTTTTTGCAAAGTGACACGGCAATTATGATTCCAAAAACGAGTGATGGTCGTGTGTTATTCATTATTCCCTGGCATGGAAAAGTAGTGGTAGGAACAACAGACACGCCAAACGTAAAACCTAAATATGAACCTAAACCACTAACAGAAGAAATTGAATTTATTCTAACTACATGTAAAACCTATTTAAGGAAGGCGCCAGAGCGAAAAGATGTCTTATCTGTTTTTGTTGGACTGCGGCCCTTGGTTGCGCCATCAGGCGACAAAAGTGTCACGAAAGAAATTTCCCGAGGGCACAAAATTATAGTGTCGGAAACCGGACTACTATCCTTGGTTGGTGGTAAATGGACAACCTATCGTAAAATGGCAGAAGATACAGTAGACAAAGCCATAGTAGAGCACCAATTAGAAGCCAAGCCTTGTGTTACTGAACATTTGTCGCTCTTCGGAAATGTTTCTGAAAATGCTTTAAAATCTCCAAGCCATCGTTATGTCTACGGCAGCGATTTGCTTACTTTAGAAACTTTAGAAAAAAAAGTAAAAGGTTCTGCTGAAAAACTGCACCCCAAGTATGATTATACAGTTTCCGAAGTTATTTTCGCGATTACGAATGAAATGGCAAGAACGGTAGAAGATATTTTAGCACGACGGATACGTTTACTCTTTTTAGATGCACAAGCCGCCATAGATGTGGCACCAAAGGTTGCAGGTATTTTAGCAGAAATACTTCAAAAAGACCTAACATGGGCTAAAGAAAAAGCGGACGAATTTATAGTCTTAGCCAAAGGCTATTTAATAGAACAGTAA
- the glpK gene encoding glycerol kinase GlpK produces MIKDQFILALDQGTTASRAILFNRKGEMIAVAHQDFEQILPQSGWVEHNANTLWESQLHTIKSVLKKAKITSKAIAAIGITNQRETTVLWDRTTGEPIYNAIVWQDRRTAQYCNSLKEKGHSETIKQKTGLLIDSYFSATKIKWILDNVKGARIKAKAGTLCFGTIDSWLVYKLTNGKKHITDVSNASRTLLFNIHRLEWDDALLELLDIPKSILPEVCESSMVYAETAIAIFDKPVKIAGIAGDQQAALFGQLCTKKGMAKNTYGTGCFLLMNTGETPIVSKNNLLTTIAWQINGKVHYAIEGSVFVGGAAVQWLRDGLKLIAASKSIETLAGTLEDNEGVYFVPALTGLGAPHWDPYARGAIFGISRGTTQAHIARATLEGIAYQVYDIVRAMEEDAHEKCTELRVDGGASANNLLLQFQSDIFGFEVIRPKMLETTALGAAYLAGLAVGYWESLDALQAQWSIDRVFKAEMPQNEADQKIKKWHEAVKRTRGWAASE; encoded by the coding sequence ATGATAAAAGACCAATTCATTTTAGCATTAGATCAAGGGACCACGGCTTCACGAGCCATTCTTTTTAATCGTAAAGGTGAAATGATAGCAGTGGCTCACCAAGATTTTGAACAGATTTTACCACAATCGGGTTGGGTAGAACATAATGCAAATACCCTCTGGGAATCACAATTACATACGATTAAAAGTGTACTCAAAAAAGCAAAGATTACTTCTAAAGCTATTGCTGCAATTGGGATTACCAATCAAAGAGAAACGACAGTACTGTGGGATAGAACCACAGGAGAACCAATATACAATGCTATTGTTTGGCAGGATCGTCGTACAGCGCAATACTGTAATAGTTTAAAAGAGAAAGGACATTCTGAAACTATTAAACAAAAAACAGGTTTATTAATTGATTCCTATTTTTCGGCTACAAAAATTAAATGGATTTTAGATAACGTAAAAGGGGCCAGAATAAAAGCTAAAGCGGGAACCCTCTGTTTTGGTACTATTGACTCGTGGTTAGTCTATAAGTTAACCAATGGGAAGAAGCATATTACAGATGTAAGTAATGCCAGCAGAACCCTATTGTTCAATATTCACCGTTTAGAATGGGATGATGCGCTTTTAGAGCTGTTAGACATTCCCAAAAGCATCCTGCCCGAAGTTTGTGAAAGTTCTATGGTTTATGCAGAAACGGCGATTGCTATATTTGACAAGCCTGTTAAAATCGCTGGTATTGCAGGCGACCAGCAGGCCGCATTATTCGGGCAGTTATGTACTAAAAAAGGCATGGCAAAAAACACCTATGGTACAGGCTGTTTTTTACTAATGAATACTGGCGAAACCCCAATAGTGTCAAAAAACAATTTATTAACAACTATTGCCTGGCAAATAAATGGAAAAGTGCACTACGCTATAGAGGGTAGTGTTTTTGTTGGTGGTGCCGCGGTACAATGGTTGCGTGATGGCTTAAAGCTAATAGCAGCCTCAAAGTCTATAGAGACGTTAGCGGGTACTTTAGAAGATAATGAAGGTGTTTATTTTGTTCCGGCACTCACAGGATTGGGAGCGCCTCATTGGGATCCGTATGCTCGGGGTGCTATTTTTGGAATTTCTCGTGGAACGACCCAAGCACATATCGCTCGAGCTACTTTAGAAGGGATTGCCTATCAAGTCTATGATATTGTTAGAGCCATGGAAGAGGATGCTCATGAAAAATGTACAGAATTAAGAGTTGACGGTGGTGCCTCTGCTAATAATTTATTGCTACAGTTTCAAAGTGATATTTTTGGTTTTGAGGTAATCAGACCTAAAATGCTTGAAACCACTGCGCTAGGCGCGGCTTATTTAGCAGGTTTAGCGGTAGGTTATTGGGAGTCTCTGGATGCGTTACAAGCACAATGGAGCATTGACCGGGTTTTTAAAGCTGAAATGCCTCAAAATGAAGCCGATCAAAAAATTAAAAAATGGCATGAAGCTGTTAAAAGAACACGTGGTTGGGCGGCAAGCGAATAA
- a CDS encoding NAD-dependent epimerase/dehydratase family protein, whose product MSSKILIIGACGQIGSELTFKLRELYGDTNVIASDISYNNLDIVNSGLFEIIDAMDYKSIQVCVEKHNIDTIYLMAAMLSATGEKYPMKAWDLNMTSLFHVLDLAKAKFIKKVFWPSSIAVFGPSTPKDNTPQYTTMEPTTVYGITKQVGERWCEYYHQKYDVDVRSIRYPGIISWKTLPGGGTTDYAVEIYHEALKNKKYDCFLSEKTALPMLFMDDAIKATVDIMQAKASDIKIRSSYNLSGISFTPEDITASIKKHIPEFEITYSPDFRQQIADSWPSSIADSHARKDWNWKHSFDLEAITKEMLSQLKSKN is encoded by the coding sequence ATGTCTTCAAAAATTTTAATTATTGGCGCTTGCGGTCAAATAGGATCAGAACTCACTTTTAAATTAAGAGAACTCTATGGCGATACTAATGTTATCGCTAGTGATATTAGTTATAATAATTTAGATATTGTAAACTCTGGATTATTCGAAATTATAGATGCTATGGATTATAAATCCATACAGGTTTGTGTTGAAAAACACAATATAGACACCATTTACCTTATGGCTGCCATGCTAAGTGCTACTGGAGAAAAATATCCAATGAAAGCATGGGATTTAAATATGACCTCTTTATTTCACGTCTTAGATTTAGCGAAAGCAAAATTTATTAAAAAAGTGTTCTGGCCTTCTAGTATTGCTGTTTTCGGACCATCAACCCCTAAAGACAACACCCCACAATATACCACCATGGAGCCAACAACCGTTTATGGCATCACCAAACAAGTTGGTGAACGTTGGTGTGAATACTACCACCAAAAATATGATGTAGACGTGCGTTCTATTCGCTATCCAGGTATTATTAGTTGGAAAACCTTACCTGGTGGCGGCACAACAGATTATGCTGTTGAAATTTATCACGAAGCGCTAAAAAACAAAAAATACGACTGTTTTTTATCTGAAAAAACAGCCTTACCGATGTTATTTATGGATGACGCCATTAAAGCGACTGTAGACATCATGCAAGCCAAAGCTTCTGATATCAAAATTAGATCCTCTTATAATTTGTCAGGTATTTCATTTACGCCTGAAGACATCACTGCTTCAATAAAAAAACACATTCCTGAGTTTGAGATCACATATTCTCCAGATTTTAGACAGCAGATTGCAGATTCTTGGCCAAGTAGTATTGCCGATTCGCATGCAAGAAAAGACTGGAACTGGAAACATAGTTTCGATTTGGAAGCGATTACAAAAGAAATGCTGTCACAACTTAAAAGCAAAAACTAG
- a CDS encoding nuclear transport factor 2 family protein produces MKFLKLLIFSILLGSCETEIKVENQKSPEELKAEINVALNDWHKAAAEANFENYFNLMTTDGVFIGTDATENWQNDAFRAFSKPYFDTGKAWDFTAIERNIYLYEDKKIAWFDELLDTQMKLCRGSGVLKLVNNQWKVAHYVLSIAIPNENVSEVVKIKTSFDSIYTKRLLIKK; encoded by the coding sequence ATGAAATTTTTAAAACTACTTATCTTTTCAATACTTTTAGGGTCGTGTGAAACAGAGATTAAAGTTGAAAATCAAAAATCTCCAGAAGAACTAAAAGCAGAAATTAATGTAGCGCTTAACGATTGGCATAAGGCAGCAGCTGAAGCTAATTTCGAGAACTATTTTAATTTAATGACTACTGATGGCGTATTTATAGGGACTGATGCCACTGAAAATTGGCAAAATGACGCCTTTAGAGCATTTTCGAAACCCTATTTTGATACGGGTAAAGCTTGGGATTTTACTGCCATTGAGAGAAATATCTATCTTTATGAGGATAAAAAAATAGCTTGGTTTGATGAGCTTTTAGATACTCAAATGAAGCTTTGTAGAGGCTCAGGGGTTCTAAAATTAGTGAATAACCAGTGGAAAGTAGCGCATTATGTGCTCTCTATAGCGATTCCGAATGAGAATGTTTCTGAAGTCGTAAAAATAAAAACGTCTTTTGACAGTATCTACACTAAAAGACTACTAATAAAAAAATAA